One part of the Paraburkholderia flagellata genome encodes these proteins:
- the bioB gene encoding biotin synthase BioB, producing MTQTHIDITSLKATAPSAQAAAEAAARWKVADVAALYELPFNDLIFRAQQVHREHFDANAVQLSTLLSIKTGGCEEDCAYCPQSSHYETELEAGKLMAVDAVLEAARAAKSNGATRFCMGAAWRNPKDRHLEPIKDMIRGVKAMGLETCVTLGMLEDHQAKALADAGLDYYNHNLDTSPEYYGKIITTRTYEDRLETLERVRDAGINVCCGGIVGMGESRRERAGLIAQLANMEPYPESVPINNLVQVTGTPLEGTEPIDPFEFVRTIAVARITMPKAMVRLSAGREQMDDALQALCFMAGANSIFYGDQLLTTSNPQAEADRKLLQRLGITAQAAQHLPADDHGHDGHSHGGCGHCE from the coding sequence ATGACGCAAACTCACATCGACATTACCTCGCTGAAGGCGACCGCGCCTAGCGCTCAGGCCGCAGCCGAAGCCGCCGCGCGCTGGAAAGTCGCCGACGTCGCCGCGCTCTACGAGCTGCCGTTCAACGACCTGATCTTCCGCGCGCAGCAGGTGCATCGCGAGCATTTCGACGCGAACGCCGTGCAGCTTTCCACGCTCCTCTCGATCAAGACCGGCGGCTGCGAGGAAGACTGCGCGTACTGCCCGCAGTCGTCGCACTACGAAACCGAACTCGAAGCCGGCAAGCTGATGGCCGTCGACGCCGTGCTGGAAGCCGCGCGCGCGGCCAAGTCCAACGGCGCGACGCGCTTTTGCATGGGCGCGGCGTGGCGCAATCCGAAGGATCGCCATCTGGAGCCGATCAAGGACATGATCCGCGGCGTCAAGGCGATGGGTCTGGAAACCTGCGTGACGCTCGGCATGCTCGAAGATCACCAGGCGAAGGCGCTCGCCGACGCCGGCCTCGACTACTACAACCACAACCTCGATACGTCGCCGGAGTACTACGGCAAGATCATCACGACGCGCACCTACGAGGACCGCCTCGAGACGCTCGAACGCGTGCGCGACGCGGGCATCAACGTGTGCTGCGGCGGCATTGTCGGCATGGGCGAGTCGCGCCGCGAGCGCGCGGGCCTGATCGCGCAGCTCGCGAACATGGAGCCGTACCCGGAGTCGGTGCCCATCAACAATCTCGTGCAGGTCACGGGCACGCCGCTCGAAGGCACCGAACCGATCGATCCGTTCGAGTTCGTGCGCACGATCGCGGTGGCGCGCATCACGATGCCGAAGGCGATGGTGCGTCTGTCGGCGGGCCGCGAGCAGATGGACGACGCGCTCCAGGCGCTGTGCTTCATGGCGGGCGCGAACTCGATTTTCTACGGCGACCAGCTGCTCACGACGAGCAACCCGCAGGCCGAAGCCGACCGCAAGCTGCTGCAGCGTCTGGGCATTACCGCGCAGGCGGCTCAGCATCTGCCCGCCGACGACCACGGTCACGATGGTCACTCGCACGGCGGCTGCGGCCACTGCGAGTAA
- the bioD gene encoding dethiobiotin synthase, protein MTVALFVTGTDTEIGKTFVSAALLRGFAHAGLRATALKPIAAGAYERDGVLHNEDADQLDAAASVLLPPEIRTPFLLKEPAAPHIAAALEGVTLDMARIVDCYRAACERADAIVVEGVGGFRVPLTATEDTADLAVALGLPVVLVVGMRLGCISHALLTAEAIAARGLKLAGWVANRIDPAMTFPEENIDALRERLAAQYGAPLLGVVPHMPGASADDAAGHLNIDALLARLRADA, encoded by the coding sequence ATGACGGTTGCGCTTTTCGTCACCGGCACCGATACCGAGATCGGCAAGACCTTCGTGAGCGCAGCACTGCTGCGCGGCTTCGCCCACGCGGGGCTGCGCGCCACGGCGCTCAAGCCGATTGCCGCGGGCGCTTACGAGCGCGACGGCGTCTTGCACAACGAGGACGCCGATCAGCTCGACGCCGCCGCGAGCGTGCTGCTGCCGCCGGAGATCCGCACGCCTTTCCTGCTCAAGGAGCCCGCCGCGCCGCACATCGCCGCTGCGCTCGAAGGTGTGACGCTCGACATGGCGCGCATCGTCGATTGCTACCGGGCGGCCTGCGAGCGCGCGGATGCCATCGTCGTGGAAGGCGTGGGCGGATTTCGCGTGCCCCTCACGGCGACCGAAGACACCGCCGATCTCGCCGTCGCGCTCGGTCTGCCGGTGGTGCTCGTGGTGGGCATGCGGCTCGGCTGCATCAGCCACGCGCTGCTCACGGCCGAAGCGATTGCCGCGCGCGGATTGAAGCTCGCGGGCTGGGTCGCGAACCGTATCGACCCGGCCATGACGTTCCCCGAAGAAAACATCGACGCGCTGCGCGAGCGTCTCGCTGCCCAGTACGGCGCGCCGCTCTTGGGCGTTGTGCCGCATATGCCGGGCGCGAGCGCCGATGACGCAGCCGGACATCTGAACATCGACGCGTTGCTCGCGCGCTTGCGCGCCGACGCCTGA
- the bioF gene encoding 8-amino-7-oxononanoate synthase, with product MALLDTLEQGLRDIDARGLRRRRRTADTPCSAHMQVDGRATIGFASNDYLGLAAHPQLVAAIAEGAQRYGAGSGGSHLLGGHSRAHAQLEDDLAAFAGTFVDAPRALYFSTGYMANLAVLTALAGRGTTIFSDALNHASLIDGARLSRADIQIYPHADMAALAAMLEACDASAKVIVSDTVFSMDGDVAPLALLVELAQKHGAWLVVDDAHGFGVLGPQGRGALAQAALRSEHLVMVGTLGKAAGVSGAFICAHGTVIEWLVQRARPYIFTTASSPAVAHAVSASLRLIEGEEGDARRAHLKHLIGRTRSLLVDTCWQPVDSHTAVQPLVIGANEATLALQATLERDGLWVPAIRPPTVPEGTSRLRISLSAAHSDADLDRLNASLQRASLAAQEFAQ from the coding sequence ATGGCATTGCTTGATACCCTCGAACAGGGCTTGCGCGACATCGACGCGCGCGGCCTGCGCCGCCGCCGCCGCACCGCCGACACGCCGTGCAGCGCCCACATGCAGGTGGACGGCCGCGCGACCATCGGCTTTGCCAGCAACGACTATCTTGGCCTCGCCGCGCATCCTCAACTGGTCGCGGCCATTGCCGAAGGCGCGCAGCGCTACGGCGCGGGTAGTGGCGGCTCGCATCTGCTCGGCGGCCACTCGCGCGCGCATGCGCAACTCGAAGACGATCTCGCGGCATTCGCGGGCACCTTCGTCGATGCACCGCGCGCGCTGTACTTCAGCACCGGTTACATGGCGAATCTGGCCGTGCTCACGGCGCTCGCGGGCCGCGGCACGACAATCTTCTCCGACGCGCTCAACCACGCCTCGCTGATCGACGGCGCGCGGCTCTCGCGCGCCGACATCCAGATCTATCCGCATGCCGACATGGCGGCGCTCGCCGCGATGCTCGAAGCCTGCGACGCGAGCGCGAAAGTGATCGTGAGCGACACGGTGTTCAGCATGGACGGCGACGTCGCGCCGCTCGCGCTCCTCGTCGAACTCGCGCAAAAGCACGGCGCGTGGCTCGTGGTCGACGACGCACACGGCTTCGGCGTGCTCGGGCCGCAGGGCCGCGGCGCGCTGGCGCAAGCCGCGCTGCGTTCGGAGCATCTCGTGATGGTCGGCACGCTCGGTAAGGCGGCGGGCGTGTCGGGCGCGTTCATCTGCGCGCACGGCACCGTGATCGAATGGCTCGTGCAGCGCGCGCGTCCGTATATCTTCACGACGGCTTCATCGCCGGCGGTGGCGCACGCGGTGTCCGCGAGCCTGCGTTTGATCGAAGGCGAGGAGGGCGATGCGCGCCGCGCGCATTTGAAACATTTGATTGGCCGCACGCGTTCGCTGCTCGTCGATACCTGCTGGCAGCCCGTCGATTCGCATACCGCCGTGCAGCCGCTCGTCATCGGCGCCAACGAGGCGACGCTCGCGCTGCAGGCCACGCTCGAACGCGACGGACTGTGGGTGCCGGCCATCCGTCCGCCCACCGTGCCCGAGGGCACGTCGCGCCTGCGCATTTCGCTCTCCGCGGCGCACTCGGATGCGGATCTCGACCGCCTGAACGCATCGCTGCAACGCGCGAGCCTCGCAGCGCAGGAGTTCGCGCAATGA
- the bioA gene encoding adenosylmethionine--8-amino-7-oxononanoate transaminase has product MNSLSQTAQTAHLAREDRAATDWVARSLRAVWHPCTQMKHHERLPLVAVARGEGPWLYDREGRRYLDAISSWWVNLFGHANPAINAALKVQLDTLEHVMLAGCTHEPAVELAERLSARTGGVLGHAFFASDGASAVEIALKMSFHSWRNRGESDKREFACLANSYHGETIGALGVTDVKLFRDAYDPLLHHAHVVASPDARAAHPGETAADVAARALADVERLFIEREGRIAALIVEPLVQCAAGMAMHDPAYLKGLRALCDRHRVHLIADEIAVGCGRTGTFFACEHAGVWPDLLTLSKGISGGYLPLSIVLSRDAIYESFYDDDTTRGFLHSHSYTGNPLACRAALATLDLFERDDVLAANVRKSAQLRALFEPFAAHPLVRDLRQCGTILAFDVALEDPLRAATFSRRFFENALQRELLLRPIGTTVYVMPPYILDNEMQAFLATRTRETFDATVAEDL; this is encoded by the coding sequence TTGAATTCGCTATCTCAAACTGCGCAAACTGCGCACCTTGCCCGCGAAGATCGCGCCGCGACCGACTGGGTAGCTCGCAGCCTGCGCGCCGTGTGGCACCCCTGCACCCAGATGAAACATCACGAGCGCCTGCCGCTCGTGGCCGTCGCGCGCGGCGAAGGGCCGTGGCTGTATGACCGCGAAGGCCGCCGTTATCTGGACGCGATCAGTTCGTGGTGGGTGAACCTCTTTGGCCACGCCAATCCTGCGATCAATGCCGCGCTCAAGGTGCAGCTCGACACGCTCGAGCACGTCATGCTCGCGGGCTGCACGCACGAGCCCGCCGTGGAGCTTGCCGAGCGTCTTTCGGCGCGCACCGGCGGCGTGCTCGGCCACGCGTTCTTTGCTTCCGATGGCGCGTCGGCCGTCGAAATCGCGCTCAAGATGAGCTTTCATTCGTGGCGCAACCGCGGCGAGAGCGACAAGCGCGAATTCGCCTGCCTTGCCAACAGCTACCACGGCGAGACCATCGGCGCGCTCGGCGTGACCGATGTGAAGCTTTTCAGGGATGCTTACGATCCGCTTCTGCATCACGCGCATGTGGTCGCTTCGCCCGACGCGCGCGCAGCGCACCCCGGCGAAACGGCGGCGGATGTCGCGGCCCGCGCGCTGGCCGATGTCGAGCGTCTTTTCATCGAGCGCGAAGGCCGTATCGCCGCGCTGATTGTCGAGCCGCTCGTGCAGTGCGCGGCCGGCATGGCGATGCACGATCCCGCGTATCTCAAGGGCCTGCGTGCGCTATGCGACCGTCATCGCGTGCATCTGATCGCGGACGAAATCGCCGTGGGCTGCGGGCGCACCGGCACCTTCTTCGCGTGCGAGCACGCAGGCGTGTGGCCCGATCTGCTTACGCTTTCGAAGGGCATTAGCGGCGGTTATCTGCCGCTTTCGATCGTGCTTTCGCGCGACGCCATCTACGAGTCGTTCTACGACGACGACACGACGCGCGGTTTCCTCCATTCGCATTCGTACACGGGCAATCCGCTCGCGTGCCGCGCCGCGCTCGCGACGCTCGACCTGTTCGAACGCGACGACGTGCTCGCCGCGAACGTGCGCAAATCGGCGCAACTGCGCGCGCTGTTCGAGCCGTTCGCCGCGCATCCGCTCGTGCGCGACCTGCGCCAGTGCGGCACGATACTCGCATTCGACGTCGCGCTCGAAGACCCGCTGCGCGCGGCGACATTCTCGCGACGCTTCTTCGAAAACGCGCTGCAGCGCGAACTGTTGCTGCGCCCGATCGGCACGACGGTCTATGTCATGCCGCCGTATATTCTGGACAACGAAATGCAGGCGTTCCTCGCAACGCGCACGCGCGAGACTTTCGACGCCACTGTCGCGGAGGACCTCTGA
- a CDS encoding dienelactone hydrolase family protein: protein MAFRKLLTGWVVAGTACVLSVAHAASLSDPASASANPQLAANTSAAHSANATQANLAGGPLGSANVPRIALDDAYLPVVPATMNEQVIRVPVDGSGDVTLETTIYRPNGPGPFPMVIFNHGKIPGDPHLQARSDPLSFAREFVRRGYVVVAPNRQGFADSGGSYQQDGCDVASNGLGQAADVASTIAYMSKQPYVDATQIIVAGTSHGGLATMAYGTEAASGVRALINFSGGLRQDACTGWQNNLTQAFGDYGGKARVASLWLYGDNDSVWSPDLVTKMFTAYRDAQTGEDRSGATAKLVDFGAYKNDAHRLVGDRDGVKIWWPTVEAFLANRGLPTAVQYRVATQAAPRGTGFAQIDSVGAVPFVDQAGRDGYRNFLKQYPSRAFAVSDSGAWSWAEGGDNPMAVAISNCEKHSADPCRLYAVNNTVVWNNGGTQTAQTGDSDTTRATADNDNADESDHALASR, encoded by the coding sequence ATGGCGTTCAGGAAGCTCCTTACCGGATGGGTCGTAGCCGGCACCGCGTGTGTGCTTTCGGTTGCTCACGCAGCGTCGCTTTCCGATCCGGCAAGTGCGAGCGCGAACCCGCAACTCGCCGCCAACACCTCCGCAGCCCATTCCGCCAACGCGACTCAAGCGAACCTCGCAGGCGGTCCTCTCGGCAGCGCCAACGTACCGCGTATTGCGCTCGACGACGCGTATCTGCCCGTCGTGCCCGCCACCATGAACGAGCAGGTGATCCGCGTTCCCGTGGATGGATCCGGCGACGTCACGCTCGAAACCACGATTTATCGACCGAACGGCCCCGGGCCGTTCCCGATGGTGATCTTCAACCACGGCAAGATTCCCGGCGACCCGCACCTCCAGGCACGTAGCGACCCGCTTTCGTTCGCGCGCGAATTCGTGCGCCGCGGCTATGTCGTCGTCGCGCCGAACCGCCAGGGCTTCGCGGATTCGGGCGGCTCGTATCAGCAGGACGGTTGCGACGTCGCGAGCAACGGCCTCGGCCAGGCGGCCGATGTCGCTTCGACCATCGCGTACATGTCGAAGCAACCCTATGTCGACGCTACCCAGATCATCGTCGCGGGCACCTCGCACGGGGGCCTCGCCACCATGGCCTATGGCACCGAGGCGGCGAGCGGCGTGCGGGCGCTCATCAACTTCTCGGGTGGTCTGCGCCAGGACGCCTGCACCGGCTGGCAGAACAACCTGACCCAGGCGTTCGGCGACTACGGCGGCAAGGCCCGCGTGGCCTCGCTCTGGCTCTACGGCGACAACGATTCGGTCTGGTCGCCCGATCTCGTCACGAAGATGTTCACCGCTTACCGCGACGCGCAAACGGGTGAGGACCGCTCGGGCGCGACGGCGAAGCTCGTGGACTTCGGCGCGTACAAGAACGATGCGCATCGCCTTGTAGGCGATCGCGACGGCGTGAAGATCTGGTGGCCCACGGTCGAGGCGTTCCTTGCGAACCGTGGCCTGCCGACGGCGGTCCAGTACCGCGTGGCCACGCAGGCCGCGCCACGCGGCACCGGCTTCGCGCAGATCGACTCGGTCGGCGCGGTGCCTTTCGTCGATCAGGCGGGCCGCGACGGTTATCGCAACTTCCTCAAGCAGTATCCGAGCCGCGCATTCGCGGTGTCCGACTCCGGCGCATGGTCGTGGGCCGAAGGCGGCGATAATCCGATGGCCGTGGCGATTTCGAACTGCGAAAAGCACAGCGCCGATCCGTGCCGTCTCTACGCCGTGAACAACACGGTGGTCTGGAACAACGGCGGCACGCAGACCGCTCAGACCGGCGACAGCGACACCACACGCGCCACGGCGGACAACGACAACGCCGACGAGAGCGACCACGCGCTGGCGAGCCGCTGA
- a CDS encoding YchJ family protein yields MNAETARGTGTTTRPADCPCGGAAPNQKSGARAPRYAQCCGRFIDDAAVPATALELMRSRYTAYVLGDEAYLRATWAPETCPADLDVDPAAVGAPRWLGLAIKRHEQRDDTHAIVEFVARYKTGGRAFRLHETSRFTRGEDGRWRYVDGDVSSG; encoded by the coding sequence ATGAACGCTGAAACCGCGCGCGGTACCGGAACAACTACCCGGCCCGCCGATTGTCCCTGCGGCGGCGCCGCGCCCAACCAGAAGTCGGGCGCCAGGGCGCCGCGCTACGCGCAGTGCTGTGGCCGCTTCATCGACGACGCGGCGGTGCCCGCCACCGCGCTTGAACTGATGCGCTCGCGCTACACGGCGTATGTACTGGGCGACGAGGCGTATCTGCGCGCGACGTGGGCGCCCGAGACCTGTCCCGCCGATCTCGACGTGGACCCCGCAGCCGTTGGCGCCCCGCGCTGGCTCGGACTTGCCATCAAGCGCCACGAACAGCGCGACGACACGCACGCGATCGTCGAATTCGTCGCGCGCTACAAAACGGGCGGCCGGGCGTTCCGGCTGCACGAGACGAGCCGCTTCACGCGCGGTGAAGACGGACGCTGGCGTTATGTTGACGGTGACGTTTCGTCGGGCTAA
- a CDS encoding SDR family oxidoreductase: MKTVLIVGASRGLGLEFARQYTKAGWRVLATARGPEALEALRAIGAQTFQLDIAIPEEIAALGWKLDGERLDVALVVSGVYGPRTEGVETITAEDFEYVMNTNVRGPMQLIPILLPLVDEAHGVLGVLSSRMGSIAETTGTTGWLYRASKAALNDVLKITSLQTRRATCVALHPGWVRTDMGGAHAAIDPVVSVTGMREVVAEAAAARDVFNGRFFQYDGTELDW, translated from the coding sequence ATGAAAACAGTGCTGATCGTGGGCGCGTCGCGGGGCCTGGGTCTCGAGTTCGCCCGGCAATATACGAAGGCCGGCTGGCGCGTGCTGGCCACGGCGCGCGGGCCCGAGGCGCTCGAAGCCTTGCGCGCAATCGGAGCGCAGACCTTCCAGCTCGATATCGCGATTCCCGAGGAAATCGCCGCGCTCGGCTGGAAGCTCGACGGCGAGCGGCTCGACGTGGCGCTCGTCGTCTCGGGCGTCTATGGTCCGCGCACCGAAGGCGTCGAAACCATCACGGCTGAGGACTTCGAATACGTGATGAACACCAACGTCCGCGGCCCAATGCAACTGATCCCGATCCTGCTGCCGCTCGTCGACGAAGCCCACGGTGTGCTCGGCGTGCTGTCGAGTCGCATGGGCAGCATTGCGGAGACCACGGGCACGACGGGCTGGCTCTATCGCGCGAGCAAGGCCGCGCTCAACGACGTGCTGAAGATCACCTCGCTGCAAACGCGCCGCGCCACGTGCGTCGCGCTTCATCCGGGCTGGGTGCGCACCGACATGGGCGGCGCGCACGCGGCGATCGACCCGGTGGTGAGTGTCACCGGCATGCGCGAGGTGGTGGCCGAGGCGGCCGCTGCGCGCGACGTCTTCAATGGCCGCTTCTTCCAGTACGACGGCACGGAACTCGACTGGTAA
- a CDS encoding acetyl-CoA C-acetyltransferase — protein sequence MSETQKQDAIVIVSVARTPMAGFQGDFASLTAPQLGAAAIAAAVERAGLKPEQVDEVVMGCVLPAGQGQAPARQAALSAGLPLAAGATTVNKMCGSGMRAAMFAHDMLLAGSADVIVAGGMESMSNAPYLLPKARAGMRMGHGQVLDHMFLDGLEDAYDKGRLMGTFAEECAGEFDFSRERQDAFAIESLKRAKRANEDGSFAWEIAPVKVASRAGETLIERDEQPFKANLDKIPTLKPAFSKTGTVTAANSSSISDGAAALVMMRESTAKQLGLTPLARVTGHSTFAQHPAKFTTAPVGAINKLFEKTGWKASDVDLYEINEAFAVVTMAAMKEHDLPHEKVNVNGGACALGHPIGASGARILVTLIGALRARGGKRGVATLCIGGGEATAMGVELL from the coding sequence ATGAGTGAGACGCAAAAGCAGGACGCTATCGTGATCGTTTCGGTGGCGCGCACGCCGATGGCGGGTTTTCAGGGCGATTTCGCGTCGCTCACCGCGCCGCAGCTTGGCGCGGCTGCGATCGCGGCGGCCGTCGAGCGCGCCGGTTTGAAGCCCGAACAGGTCGACGAGGTTGTGATGGGCTGCGTGCTGCCCGCAGGGCAGGGCCAGGCGCCCGCGCGCCAGGCGGCGCTCAGCGCGGGGCTCCCGCTTGCCGCGGGTGCGACGACCGTCAACAAGATGTGCGGCTCGGGCATGCGCGCGGCGATGTTCGCGCATGACATGCTGCTGGCGGGCTCGGCCGACGTGATCGTCGCGGGCGGCATGGAGAGCATGTCGAACGCGCCGTACCTGTTGCCGAAGGCGCGCGCCGGCATGCGCATGGGCCACGGCCAGGTGCTCGACCACATGTTCCTCGACGGCCTCGAAGACGCCTATGACAAGGGCCGCCTGATGGGCACGTTCGCGGAAGAATGCGCGGGCGAGTTCGACTTCTCGCGCGAGCGCCAGGACGCGTTCGCGATCGAGTCGCTCAAGCGCGCGAAACGCGCGAACGAGGACGGTTCGTTCGCGTGGGAAATCGCGCCGGTGAAGGTGGCTTCGCGCGCGGGTGAGACGCTCATCGAGCGCGACGAGCAGCCCTTCAAGGCCAACCTCGACAAGATCCCGACGCTCAAGCCCGCGTTCAGCAAGACCGGCACGGTGACAGCCGCGAACTCGTCGTCGATCTCGGACGGCGCGGCGGCGCTCGTGATGATGCGCGAGTCCACGGCGAAGCAGCTCGGCCTCACGCCGCTCGCACGCGTGACAGGCCATTCCACCTTCGCGCAACACCCCGCGAAGTTCACGACCGCCCCGGTGGGCGCGATCAACAAGCTGTTCGAGAAGACCGGCTGGAAAGCGAGCGACGTCGATCTCTACGAGATCAACGAGGCCTTTGCCGTGGTCACGATGGCCGCGATGAAGGAGCACGATCTGCCGCACGAGAAGGTCAACGTGAACGGTGGCGCGTGCGCGCTCGGTCACCCGATCGGTGCTTCGGGCGCGCGTATTCTCGTGACGCTGATCGGCGCGTTGCGCGCGCGCGGCGGCAAACGCGGCGTGGCGACGCTGTGCATCGGCGGCGGAGAAGCCACGGCGATGGGCGTCGAACTGCTGTAG
- the aceK gene encoding bifunctional isocitrate dehydrogenase kinase/phosphatase: MKHFPKLLSSQIGFDVAQTMLDGFDRHYRNFCDAAVRARTFFEAADWRALQQLARERIASYDDRVKECVVALEDEYGAESIDDDVWQQIKLHYIGLLTTHRQPECAETFFNSVCCKILHRSYFNNDFIFVRPAISTEYIENDEPAAKPTYRAYYPGKDGLAATLERIVTNFQLETPFEDLERDVDCIVQAMLDTFGVVEPKPNFQIHVLSSLFFRHKGAYIVGRIINGDLLAPFVVPVRHVEDGKLALDTVLLRLEELLVLFSFSHSYFLVDMEVPSAYVEFLRTIMPRKAKGEIYTSIGLQKQGKNLFYRDLLHHLSHSSDPFIIAPGIRGMVMIVFTLPSYPYVFKVIKDSFPAPKETTREQVVQKYQLVKRHDRLGRLADTLEYSSVALPIARLDDALVRELETLAPSMIEYEGENLVIRHVYIERRMVPLNLYLQNGSDAEVEHGIREYGNAIKDLLRANIFPGDMLYKNFGVTRNGRVVFYDYDEIEYLTDCNVRAVPPSRNEEDELSGEPWYPVGPRDIFPETYGAFLLGDPRVKRAFLAHHADFFEPTLWQESRARLIAGEVPDCFPYDASIRFSVRYPERFVREDAPAVRVA, from the coding sequence ATGAAACACTTCCCGAAACTGCTCTCCTCGCAGATTGGCTTCGATGTCGCGCAGACCATGCTCGACGGCTTCGACCGTCACTACCGCAACTTCTGCGACGCGGCCGTGAGGGCGCGGACGTTCTTCGAAGCTGCCGACTGGCGCGCGCTGCAGCAGCTCGCGCGCGAGCGCATCGCTTCCTATGACGATCGCGTGAAGGAATGCGTGGTCGCACTCGAAGACGAATACGGCGCCGAGAGCATCGACGACGACGTCTGGCAGCAGATCAAACTGCACTACATTGGCCTGCTCACGACGCACCGGCAGCCCGAATGCGCGGAGACGTTCTTCAACTCCGTGTGCTGCAAGATCCTGCACCGCTCGTACTTCAACAACGATTTCATCTTCGTGCGGCCCGCCATCTCGACCGAATACATCGAGAACGACGAGCCTGCCGCGAAGCCCACCTACCGTGCGTACTATCCGGGCAAGGACGGGCTCGCGGCGACGCTCGAGCGCATCGTCACGAACTTCCAGCTGGAGACGCCGTTCGAAGACCTCGAGCGCGATGTCGACTGCATCGTGCAGGCGATGCTCGACACCTTCGGCGTGGTCGAGCCCAAGCCGAACTTCCAGATTCACGTGCTTTCGTCGCTGTTTTTCCGGCACAAGGGCGCGTATATCGTCGGGCGCATCATCAACGGCGATCTGCTTGCGCCGTTCGTCGTGCCGGTGCGTCACGTGGAGGACGGCAAGCTCGCGTTGGACACGGTGCTGCTGCGCCTCGAGGAACTCCTGGTCCTCTTCAGCTTTTCGCACTCGTATTTTCTGGTGGACATGGAAGTGCCGTCGGCCTATGTGGAGTTTCTGCGCACGATCATGCCGCGCAAGGCCAAGGGCGAGATCTACACGTCGATCGGGTTGCAGAAGCAGGGCAAGAACCTGTTCTATCGCGACTTGCTGCACCACCTCTCGCATTCGAGCGATCCGTTCATCATCGCGCCCGGCATACGCGGCATGGTGATGATCGTGTTCACGCTGCCCTCGTATCCGTACGTGTTCAAGGTCATCAAGGACAGCTTTCCCGCGCCGAAGGAGACCACGCGCGAGCAGGTGGTGCAGAAGTATCAGCTCGTGAAGCGCCACGACCGCCTCGGGCGGCTTGCCGACACGCTCGAATATTCGAGCGTTGCGCTACCCATCGCACGGCTCGACGATGCGCTCGTGCGCGAACTGGAAACGCTGGCGCCGTCGATGATCGAGTACGAGGGCGAGAACCTCGTGATCCGCCATGTGTACATCGAGCGGCGCATGGTGCCACTCAATCTCTATCTGCAGAACGGCAGCGACGCTGAAGTCGAACACGGCATTCGTGAATACGGCAATGCGATCAAAGACCTGCTGCGCGCGAACATCTTTCCGGGCGACATGCTCTACAAGAATTTCGGCGTGACGCGCAATGGCCGCGTGGTGTTTTACGACTACGACGAGATCGAATATCTCACCGACTGCAACGTGCGCGCCGTGCCACCGTCACGTAATGAGGAAGACGAACTATCGGGTGAGCCATGGTACCCAGTCGGCCCGCGCGACATTTTTCCGGAGACGTACGGTGCCTTTCTGCTCGGCGATCCGCGCGTGAAGCGCGCTTTTCTCGCGCATCACGCGGACTTCTTCGAGCCCACACTCTGGCAGGAGAGCCGCGCGAGGCTCATCGCGGGCGAGGTGCCAGACTGCTTTCCTTACGACGCATCGATACGCTTCAGCGTGCGATACCCCGAACGTTTCGTGCGTGAAGACGCGCCGGCTGTGCGCGTCGCTTGA
- a CDS encoding MerR family transcriptional regulator produces MTTQYTITELAREFDVTPRAIRFYEDQGLLAPSREGAGGLKRVFSGRDRTRLKLTLRGKRLGFTLSEIRTLLDLYESPTDTLPQLQAFLDTVVHHREILERQRADLDATLEDLAQYETQARALLERNAAHQSAAHESDAPAKT; encoded by the coding sequence ATGACGACCCAGTACACGATCACCGAACTTGCCCGGGAATTCGACGTAACGCCGCGCGCGATCCGCTTCTACGAGGACCAAGGCCTCCTTGCGCCGAGCCGCGAAGGTGCGGGGGGGCTGAAGCGCGTCTTTTCGGGGCGCGATCGCACGCGGCTCAAGCTGACACTGCGCGGCAAGCGGCTCGGCTTCACGCTTTCGGAGATCCGCACGCTGCTCGACCTCTACGAGTCGCCGACCGACACGCTTCCGCAGCTCCAGGCGTTCCTCGACACCGTGGTGCATCACCGCGAGATACTGGAGCGCCAGCGAGCGGACCTCGACGCGACGCTCGAAGACCTCGCGCAGTACGAGACGCAGGCGCGCGCGCTGCTCGAGCGGAATGCGGCGCACCAGAGCGCGGCGCACGAAAGCGACGCCCCCGCGAAAACCTGA